One genomic segment of Motacilla alba alba isolate MOTALB_02 chromosome 1A, Motacilla_alba_V1.0_pri, whole genome shotgun sequence includes these proteins:
- the PACSIN2 gene encoding protein kinase C and casein kinase substrate in neurons protein 2 isoform X1, producing MSGSYDDSVGVEVSSDSFWEVGNYKRTVKRIDDGHRLCNDLMNCIHERARIEKVYAQQLTEWAKRWKQLVEKGPQYGTVERAWCAFMSEAEKVSELHLEVKGSLMNEDFEKIKNWQKEAFHKQMMGGFKETKEAEDGFRKAQKPWAKKLKEVEAAKKAYHAACKEEKLAISRETNSKADPALNPEQLKKLQDKVERSKQDVLKTKEKYEKSLKELDNATPQYMENMEQVFEQCQQFEEKRLRFFREVLLEVQKHLDLSNVASYKNIYRELEQNIKTADAVEDLRWFRANQGPGMSMNWPQFEDDEWSADLNRTLSRREKKKASDGVTLTGINQTGDQVSQPNKHSSSLSVQSNTVQSVQSSYNPFEDEEDTGSTVSEKEDNKIKNVSSYEKNQSYPTDWSDEESNNPFSSTDANGDTNPFDEDTPPAMEVRVRALYDYEGQEQDELSFKAGDELTKMENEDEQGWCKGRLDNGQVGLYPANYVEPIQ from the exons GTTGGAAATTACAAGAGGACAGTAAAACGAATTGATGATGGCCACAGACTTTGCAATGATCTCATGAATTGTATTCATGAACGGGCACGGATAGAGAAGGTCTAtgctcagcagctcacagaATGGGCTAAAAGGTGGAAGCAACTTGTGGAGAAAG GCCCACAGTATGGAACAGTAGAAAGGGCTTGGTGTGCTTTTATGTCAGAAGCTGAAAAAGTGAGTGAACTGCATCTAGAAGTAAAAGGTTCACTGATGAatgaagattttgaaaaaatcaAGAACTGGCAGAAGGAAGCCTTTCATAAGCAAATGATGGGAGGATTTAAGGAAACCAAAGAAGCAGAAGATGGATTTAGGAAAGCTCAGAAACCCTGGGCAAAAAAGCTGAAAGAG GTGGAAGCTGCAAAGAAAGCTTACCATGCTGCTTGCAAGGAGGAGAAACTGGCTATATCcagagaaacaaacagcaaagctgATCCAGCACTGAATCCTGAACAGCTCAAGAAATTACAAGACAAAGTGGAAAGAAGCAAACAAGATGTACTAAAG ACAAAAGAGAAGTATGAGAAGTCACTGAAAGAATTAGATAATGCCACTCCTCAGTATATGGAGAACATGGAGCAGGTATttgagcagtgccagcagttTGAGGAAAAGCGGTTGCGTTTCTTCCGAGAAGTGTTACTGGAAGTCCAGAAACACCTTGACTTGTCCAACGTTGCAAG ttACAAAAATATCTACCGTGAGCTGGAACAGAATATCAAAACAGCAGATGCTGTTGAAGACTTGCGGTGGTTCAGAGCTAATCAAGGTCCAGGGATGTCCATGAATTGGCCTCAGTTTGAG GATGAC GAGTGGTCTGCAGACCTGAATCGCACTCTCAgtagaagagaaaagaagaaggCTTCTGATGGAGTGACTCTGACTGGCATCAATCAGACAGGAGACCAAGTTTCACAGCCTAACAAACATAGCAG CAGTCTTAGTGTCCAGAGTAACACAGTGCAGTCAGTACAATCAAGTTACAATCCCTTTGAAGATGAAGAAGATACTGGGAGTACTGTCAGTGAAAAGGAGGACAATAAGATCAAAAA TGTTAGCAGCTATGAGAAAAACCAAAGCTACCCTACAGATTGGTCTGATGAAGAGTCCAACAACCCCTTCTCCTCCACTGACGCAAATGGAGACACCAATCCCTTTGATGAAGACACCCCTCCTGCCATGGAGGTGAGAGTACGTGCACTCTATGACTATGAGGGCCAGGAGCAAGATGAGCTCAGCTTTAAGGCTG gggaTGAGTTAACCAAAATGGAGAATGAGgatgagcagggctggtgcaAAGGACGCCTGGACAATGGACAAGTTGGTTTATACCCAGCAAACTATGTGGAACCAATCCAGTGA
- the PACSIN2 gene encoding protein kinase C and casein kinase substrate in neurons protein 2 isoform X4: MSGSYDDSVGVEVSSDSFWEVGNYKRTVKRIDDGHRLCNDLMNCIHERARIEKVYAQQLTEWAKRWKQLVEKGPQYGTVERAWCAFMSEAEKVSELHLEVKGSLMNEDFEKIKNWQKEAFHKQMMGGFKETKEAEDGFRKAQKPWAKKLKEVEAAKKAYHAACKEEKLAISRETNSKADPALNPEQLKKLQDKVERSKQDVLKTKEKYEKSLKELDNATPQYMENMEQVFEQCQQFEEKRLRFFREVLLEVQKHLDLSNVASYKNIYRELEQNIKTADAVEDLRWFRANQGPGMSMNWPQFEEWSADLNRTLSRREKKKASDGVTLTGINQTGDQVSQPNKHSSLSVQSNTVQSVQSSYNPFEDEEDTGSTVSEKEDNKIKNVSSYEKNQSYPTDWSDEESNNPFSSTDANGDTNPFDEDTPPAMEVRVRALYDYEGQEQDELSFKAGDELTKMENEDEQGWCKGRLDNGQVGLYPANYVEPIQ; the protein is encoded by the exons GTTGGAAATTACAAGAGGACAGTAAAACGAATTGATGATGGCCACAGACTTTGCAATGATCTCATGAATTGTATTCATGAACGGGCACGGATAGAGAAGGTCTAtgctcagcagctcacagaATGGGCTAAAAGGTGGAAGCAACTTGTGGAGAAAG GCCCACAGTATGGAACAGTAGAAAGGGCTTGGTGTGCTTTTATGTCAGAAGCTGAAAAAGTGAGTGAACTGCATCTAGAAGTAAAAGGTTCACTGATGAatgaagattttgaaaaaatcaAGAACTGGCAGAAGGAAGCCTTTCATAAGCAAATGATGGGAGGATTTAAGGAAACCAAAGAAGCAGAAGATGGATTTAGGAAAGCTCAGAAACCCTGGGCAAAAAAGCTGAAAGAG GTGGAAGCTGCAAAGAAAGCTTACCATGCTGCTTGCAAGGAGGAGAAACTGGCTATATCcagagaaacaaacagcaaagctgATCCAGCACTGAATCCTGAACAGCTCAAGAAATTACAAGACAAAGTGGAAAGAAGCAAACAAGATGTACTAAAG ACAAAAGAGAAGTATGAGAAGTCACTGAAAGAATTAGATAATGCCACTCCTCAGTATATGGAGAACATGGAGCAGGTATttgagcagtgccagcagttTGAGGAAAAGCGGTTGCGTTTCTTCCGAGAAGTGTTACTGGAAGTCCAGAAACACCTTGACTTGTCCAACGTTGCAAG ttACAAAAATATCTACCGTGAGCTGGAACAGAATATCAAAACAGCAGATGCTGTTGAAGACTTGCGGTGGTTCAGAGCTAATCAAGGTCCAGGGATGTCCATGAATTGGCCTCAGTTTGAG GAGTGGTCTGCAGACCTGAATCGCACTCTCAgtagaagagaaaagaagaaggCTTCTGATGGAGTGACTCTGACTGGCATCAATCAGACAGGAGACCAAGTTTCACAGCCTAACAAACATAGCAG TCTTAGTGTCCAGAGTAACACAGTGCAGTCAGTACAATCAAGTTACAATCCCTTTGAAGATGAAGAAGATACTGGGAGTACTGTCAGTGAAAAGGAGGACAATAAGATCAAAAA TGTTAGCAGCTATGAGAAAAACCAAAGCTACCCTACAGATTGGTCTGATGAAGAGTCCAACAACCCCTTCTCCTCCACTGACGCAAATGGAGACACCAATCCCTTTGATGAAGACACCCCTCCTGCCATGGAGGTGAGAGTACGTGCACTCTATGACTATGAGGGCCAGGAGCAAGATGAGCTCAGCTTTAAGGCTG gggaTGAGTTAACCAAAATGGAGAATGAGgatgagcagggctggtgcaAAGGACGCCTGGACAATGGACAAGTTGGTTTATACCCAGCAAACTATGTGGAACCAATCCAGTGA
- the PACSIN2 gene encoding protein kinase C and casein kinase substrate in neurons protein 2 isoform X7 has protein sequence MNCIHERARIEKVYAQQLTEWAKRWKQLVEKGPQYGTVERAWCAFMSEAEKVSELHLEVKGSLMNEDFEKIKNWQKEAFHKQMMGGFKETKEAEDGFRKAQKPWAKKLKEVEAAKKAYHAACKEEKLAISRETNSKADPALNPEQLKKLQDKVERSKQDVLKTKEKYEKSLKELDNATPQYMENMEQVFEQCQQFEEKRLRFFREVLLEVQKHLDLSNVASYKNIYRELEQNIKTADAVEDLRWFRANQGPGMSMNWPQFEDDEWSADLNRTLSRREKKKASDGVTLTGINQTGDQVSQPNKHSSSLSVQSNTVQSVQSSYNPFEDEEDTGSTVSEKEDNKIKNVSSYEKNQSYPTDWSDEESNNPFSSTDANGDTNPFDEDTPPAMEVRVRALYDYEGQEQDELSFKAGDELTKMENEDEQGWCKGRLDNGQVGLYPANYVEPIQ, from the exons ATGAATTGTATTCATGAACGGGCACGGATAGAGAAGGTCTAtgctcagcagctcacagaATGGGCTAAAAGGTGGAAGCAACTTGTGGAGAAAG GCCCACAGTATGGAACAGTAGAAAGGGCTTGGTGTGCTTTTATGTCAGAAGCTGAAAAAGTGAGTGAACTGCATCTAGAAGTAAAAGGTTCACTGATGAatgaagattttgaaaaaatcaAGAACTGGCAGAAGGAAGCCTTTCATAAGCAAATGATGGGAGGATTTAAGGAAACCAAAGAAGCAGAAGATGGATTTAGGAAAGCTCAGAAACCCTGGGCAAAAAAGCTGAAAGAG GTGGAAGCTGCAAAGAAAGCTTACCATGCTGCTTGCAAGGAGGAGAAACTGGCTATATCcagagaaacaaacagcaaagctgATCCAGCACTGAATCCTGAACAGCTCAAGAAATTACAAGACAAAGTGGAAAGAAGCAAACAAGATGTACTAAAG ACAAAAGAGAAGTATGAGAAGTCACTGAAAGAATTAGATAATGCCACTCCTCAGTATATGGAGAACATGGAGCAGGTATttgagcagtgccagcagttTGAGGAAAAGCGGTTGCGTTTCTTCCGAGAAGTGTTACTGGAAGTCCAGAAACACCTTGACTTGTCCAACGTTGCAAG ttACAAAAATATCTACCGTGAGCTGGAACAGAATATCAAAACAGCAGATGCTGTTGAAGACTTGCGGTGGTTCAGAGCTAATCAAGGTCCAGGGATGTCCATGAATTGGCCTCAGTTTGAG GATGAC GAGTGGTCTGCAGACCTGAATCGCACTCTCAgtagaagagaaaagaagaaggCTTCTGATGGAGTGACTCTGACTGGCATCAATCAGACAGGAGACCAAGTTTCACAGCCTAACAAACATAGCAG CAGTCTTAGTGTCCAGAGTAACACAGTGCAGTCAGTACAATCAAGTTACAATCCCTTTGAAGATGAAGAAGATACTGGGAGTACTGTCAGTGAAAAGGAGGACAATAAGATCAAAAA TGTTAGCAGCTATGAGAAAAACCAAAGCTACCCTACAGATTGGTCTGATGAAGAGTCCAACAACCCCTTCTCCTCCACTGACGCAAATGGAGACACCAATCCCTTTGATGAAGACACCCCTCCTGCCATGGAGGTGAGAGTACGTGCACTCTATGACTATGAGGGCCAGGAGCAAGATGAGCTCAGCTTTAAGGCTG gggaTGAGTTAACCAAAATGGAGAATGAGgatgagcagggctggtgcaAAGGACGCCTGGACAATGGACAAGTTGGTTTATACCCAGCAAACTATGTGGAACCAATCCAGTGA
- the PACSIN2 gene encoding protein kinase C and casein kinase substrate in neurons protein 2 isoform X2 gives MSGSYDDSVGVEVSSDSFWEVGNYKRTVKRIDDGHRLCNDLMNCIHERARIEKVYAQQLTEWAKRWKQLVEKGPQYGTVERAWCAFMSEAEKVSELHLEVKGSLMNEDFEKIKNWQKEAFHKQMMGGFKETKEAEDGFRKAQKPWAKKLKEVEAAKKAYHAACKEEKLAISRETNSKADPALNPEQLKKLQDKVERSKQDVLKTKEKYEKSLKELDNATPQYMENMEQVFEQCQQFEEKRLRFFREVLLEVQKHLDLSNVASYKNIYRELEQNIKTADAVEDLRWFRANQGPGMSMNWPQFEDDEWSADLNRTLSRREKKKASDGVTLTGINQTGDQVSQPNKHSSLSVQSNTVQSVQSSYNPFEDEEDTGSTVSEKEDNKIKNVSSYEKNQSYPTDWSDEESNNPFSSTDANGDTNPFDEDTPPAMEVRVRALYDYEGQEQDELSFKAGDELTKMENEDEQGWCKGRLDNGQVGLYPANYVEPIQ, from the exons GTTGGAAATTACAAGAGGACAGTAAAACGAATTGATGATGGCCACAGACTTTGCAATGATCTCATGAATTGTATTCATGAACGGGCACGGATAGAGAAGGTCTAtgctcagcagctcacagaATGGGCTAAAAGGTGGAAGCAACTTGTGGAGAAAG GCCCACAGTATGGAACAGTAGAAAGGGCTTGGTGTGCTTTTATGTCAGAAGCTGAAAAAGTGAGTGAACTGCATCTAGAAGTAAAAGGTTCACTGATGAatgaagattttgaaaaaatcaAGAACTGGCAGAAGGAAGCCTTTCATAAGCAAATGATGGGAGGATTTAAGGAAACCAAAGAAGCAGAAGATGGATTTAGGAAAGCTCAGAAACCCTGGGCAAAAAAGCTGAAAGAG GTGGAAGCTGCAAAGAAAGCTTACCATGCTGCTTGCAAGGAGGAGAAACTGGCTATATCcagagaaacaaacagcaaagctgATCCAGCACTGAATCCTGAACAGCTCAAGAAATTACAAGACAAAGTGGAAAGAAGCAAACAAGATGTACTAAAG ACAAAAGAGAAGTATGAGAAGTCACTGAAAGAATTAGATAATGCCACTCCTCAGTATATGGAGAACATGGAGCAGGTATttgagcagtgccagcagttTGAGGAAAAGCGGTTGCGTTTCTTCCGAGAAGTGTTACTGGAAGTCCAGAAACACCTTGACTTGTCCAACGTTGCAAG ttACAAAAATATCTACCGTGAGCTGGAACAGAATATCAAAACAGCAGATGCTGTTGAAGACTTGCGGTGGTTCAGAGCTAATCAAGGTCCAGGGATGTCCATGAATTGGCCTCAGTTTGAG GATGAC GAGTGGTCTGCAGACCTGAATCGCACTCTCAgtagaagagaaaagaagaaggCTTCTGATGGAGTGACTCTGACTGGCATCAATCAGACAGGAGACCAAGTTTCACAGCCTAACAAACATAGCAG TCTTAGTGTCCAGAGTAACACAGTGCAGTCAGTACAATCAAGTTACAATCCCTTTGAAGATGAAGAAGATACTGGGAGTACTGTCAGTGAAAAGGAGGACAATAAGATCAAAAA TGTTAGCAGCTATGAGAAAAACCAAAGCTACCCTACAGATTGGTCTGATGAAGAGTCCAACAACCCCTTCTCCTCCACTGACGCAAATGGAGACACCAATCCCTTTGATGAAGACACCCCTCCTGCCATGGAGGTGAGAGTACGTGCACTCTATGACTATGAGGGCCAGGAGCAAGATGAGCTCAGCTTTAAGGCTG gggaTGAGTTAACCAAAATGGAGAATGAGgatgagcagggctggtgcaAAGGACGCCTGGACAATGGACAAGTTGGTTTATACCCAGCAAACTATGTGGAACCAATCCAGTGA
- the PACSIN2 gene encoding protein kinase C and casein kinase substrate in neurons protein 2 isoform X6 has product MSGSYDDSVGVEVSSDSFWEVGNYKRTVKRIDDGHRLCNDLMNCIHERARIEKVYAQQLTEWAKRWKQLVEKGPQYGTVERAWCAFMSEAEKVSELHLEVKGSLMNEDFEKIKNWQKEAFHKQMMGGFKETKEAEDGFRKAQKPWAKKLKEVEAAKKAYHAACKEEKLAISRETNSKADPALNPEQLKKLQDKVERSKQDVLKTKEKYEKSLKELDNATPQYMENMEQVFEQCQQFEEKRLRFFREVLLEVQKHLDLSNVASYKNIYRELEQNIKTADAVEDLRWFRANQGPGMSMNWPQFEEWSADLNRTLSRREKKKASDGVTLTGINQTGDQVSQPNKHSSVSSYEKNQSYPTDWSDEESNNPFSSTDANGDTNPFDEDTPPAMEVRVRALYDYEGQEQDELSFKAGDELTKMENEDEQGWCKGRLDNGQVGLYPANYVEPIQ; this is encoded by the exons GTTGGAAATTACAAGAGGACAGTAAAACGAATTGATGATGGCCACAGACTTTGCAATGATCTCATGAATTGTATTCATGAACGGGCACGGATAGAGAAGGTCTAtgctcagcagctcacagaATGGGCTAAAAGGTGGAAGCAACTTGTGGAGAAAG GCCCACAGTATGGAACAGTAGAAAGGGCTTGGTGTGCTTTTATGTCAGAAGCTGAAAAAGTGAGTGAACTGCATCTAGAAGTAAAAGGTTCACTGATGAatgaagattttgaaaaaatcaAGAACTGGCAGAAGGAAGCCTTTCATAAGCAAATGATGGGAGGATTTAAGGAAACCAAAGAAGCAGAAGATGGATTTAGGAAAGCTCAGAAACCCTGGGCAAAAAAGCTGAAAGAG GTGGAAGCTGCAAAGAAAGCTTACCATGCTGCTTGCAAGGAGGAGAAACTGGCTATATCcagagaaacaaacagcaaagctgATCCAGCACTGAATCCTGAACAGCTCAAGAAATTACAAGACAAAGTGGAAAGAAGCAAACAAGATGTACTAAAG ACAAAAGAGAAGTATGAGAAGTCACTGAAAGAATTAGATAATGCCACTCCTCAGTATATGGAGAACATGGAGCAGGTATttgagcagtgccagcagttTGAGGAAAAGCGGTTGCGTTTCTTCCGAGAAGTGTTACTGGAAGTCCAGAAACACCTTGACTTGTCCAACGTTGCAAG ttACAAAAATATCTACCGTGAGCTGGAACAGAATATCAAAACAGCAGATGCTGTTGAAGACTTGCGGTGGTTCAGAGCTAATCAAGGTCCAGGGATGTCCATGAATTGGCCTCAGTTTGAG GAGTGGTCTGCAGACCTGAATCGCACTCTCAgtagaagagaaaagaagaaggCTTCTGATGGAGTGACTCTGACTGGCATCAATCAGACAGGAGACCAAGTTTCACAGCCTAACAAACATAGCAG TGTTAGCAGCTATGAGAAAAACCAAAGCTACCCTACAGATTGGTCTGATGAAGAGTCCAACAACCCCTTCTCCTCCACTGACGCAAATGGAGACACCAATCCCTTTGATGAAGACACCCCTCCTGCCATGGAGGTGAGAGTACGTGCACTCTATGACTATGAGGGCCAGGAGCAAGATGAGCTCAGCTTTAAGGCTG gggaTGAGTTAACCAAAATGGAGAATGAGgatgagcagggctggtgcaAAGGACGCCTGGACAATGGACAAGTTGGTTTATACCCAGCAAACTATGTGGAACCAATCCAGTGA
- the PACSIN2 gene encoding protein kinase C and casein kinase substrate in neurons protein 2 isoform X3, with protein MSGSYDDSVGVEVSSDSFWEVGNYKRTVKRIDDGHRLCNDLMNCIHERARIEKVYAQQLTEWAKRWKQLVEKGPQYGTVERAWCAFMSEAEKVSELHLEVKGSLMNEDFEKIKNWQKEAFHKQMMGGFKETKEAEDGFRKAQKPWAKKLKEVEAAKKAYHAACKEEKLAISRETNSKADPALNPEQLKKLQDKVERSKQDVLKTKEKYEKSLKELDNATPQYMENMEQVFEQCQQFEEKRLRFFREVLLEVQKHLDLSNVASYKNIYRELEQNIKTADAVEDLRWFRANQGPGMSMNWPQFEEWSADLNRTLSRREKKKASDGVTLTGINQTGDQVSQPNKHSSSLSVQSNTVQSVQSSYNPFEDEEDTGSTVSEKEDNKIKNVSSYEKNQSYPTDWSDEESNNPFSSTDANGDTNPFDEDTPPAMEVRVRALYDYEGQEQDELSFKAGDELTKMENEDEQGWCKGRLDNGQVGLYPANYVEPIQ; from the exons GTTGGAAATTACAAGAGGACAGTAAAACGAATTGATGATGGCCACAGACTTTGCAATGATCTCATGAATTGTATTCATGAACGGGCACGGATAGAGAAGGTCTAtgctcagcagctcacagaATGGGCTAAAAGGTGGAAGCAACTTGTGGAGAAAG GCCCACAGTATGGAACAGTAGAAAGGGCTTGGTGTGCTTTTATGTCAGAAGCTGAAAAAGTGAGTGAACTGCATCTAGAAGTAAAAGGTTCACTGATGAatgaagattttgaaaaaatcaAGAACTGGCAGAAGGAAGCCTTTCATAAGCAAATGATGGGAGGATTTAAGGAAACCAAAGAAGCAGAAGATGGATTTAGGAAAGCTCAGAAACCCTGGGCAAAAAAGCTGAAAGAG GTGGAAGCTGCAAAGAAAGCTTACCATGCTGCTTGCAAGGAGGAGAAACTGGCTATATCcagagaaacaaacagcaaagctgATCCAGCACTGAATCCTGAACAGCTCAAGAAATTACAAGACAAAGTGGAAAGAAGCAAACAAGATGTACTAAAG ACAAAAGAGAAGTATGAGAAGTCACTGAAAGAATTAGATAATGCCACTCCTCAGTATATGGAGAACATGGAGCAGGTATttgagcagtgccagcagttTGAGGAAAAGCGGTTGCGTTTCTTCCGAGAAGTGTTACTGGAAGTCCAGAAACACCTTGACTTGTCCAACGTTGCAAG ttACAAAAATATCTACCGTGAGCTGGAACAGAATATCAAAACAGCAGATGCTGTTGAAGACTTGCGGTGGTTCAGAGCTAATCAAGGTCCAGGGATGTCCATGAATTGGCCTCAGTTTGAG GAGTGGTCTGCAGACCTGAATCGCACTCTCAgtagaagagaaaagaagaaggCTTCTGATGGAGTGACTCTGACTGGCATCAATCAGACAGGAGACCAAGTTTCACAGCCTAACAAACATAGCAG CAGTCTTAGTGTCCAGAGTAACACAGTGCAGTCAGTACAATCAAGTTACAATCCCTTTGAAGATGAAGAAGATACTGGGAGTACTGTCAGTGAAAAGGAGGACAATAAGATCAAAAA TGTTAGCAGCTATGAGAAAAACCAAAGCTACCCTACAGATTGGTCTGATGAAGAGTCCAACAACCCCTTCTCCTCCACTGACGCAAATGGAGACACCAATCCCTTTGATGAAGACACCCCTCCTGCCATGGAGGTGAGAGTACGTGCACTCTATGACTATGAGGGCCAGGAGCAAGATGAGCTCAGCTTTAAGGCTG gggaTGAGTTAACCAAAATGGAGAATGAGgatgagcagggctggtgcaAAGGACGCCTGGACAATGGACAAGTTGGTTTATACCCAGCAAACTATGTGGAACCAATCCAGTGA
- the PACSIN2 gene encoding protein kinase C and casein kinase substrate in neurons protein 2 isoform X5 has translation MSGSYDDSVGVEVSSDSFWEVGNYKRTVKRIDDGHRLCNDLMNCIHERARIEKVYAQQLTEWAKRWKQLVEKGPQYGTVERAWCAFMSEAEKVSELHLEVKGSLMNEDFEKIKNWQKEAFHKQMMGGFKETKEAEDGFRKAQKPWAKKLKEVEAAKKAYHAACKEEKLAISRETNSKADPALNPEQLKKLQDKVERSKQDVLKTKEKYEKSLKELDNATPQYMENMEQVFEQCQQFEEKRLRFFREVLLEVQKHLDLSNVASYKNIYRELEQNIKTADAVEDLRWFRANQGPGMSMNWPQFEDDEWSADLNRTLSRREKKKASDGVTLTGINQTGDQVSQPNKHSSVSSYEKNQSYPTDWSDEESNNPFSSTDANGDTNPFDEDTPPAMEVRVRALYDYEGQEQDELSFKAGDELTKMENEDEQGWCKGRLDNGQVGLYPANYVEPIQ, from the exons GTTGGAAATTACAAGAGGACAGTAAAACGAATTGATGATGGCCACAGACTTTGCAATGATCTCATGAATTGTATTCATGAACGGGCACGGATAGAGAAGGTCTAtgctcagcagctcacagaATGGGCTAAAAGGTGGAAGCAACTTGTGGAGAAAG GCCCACAGTATGGAACAGTAGAAAGGGCTTGGTGTGCTTTTATGTCAGAAGCTGAAAAAGTGAGTGAACTGCATCTAGAAGTAAAAGGTTCACTGATGAatgaagattttgaaaaaatcaAGAACTGGCAGAAGGAAGCCTTTCATAAGCAAATGATGGGAGGATTTAAGGAAACCAAAGAAGCAGAAGATGGATTTAGGAAAGCTCAGAAACCCTGGGCAAAAAAGCTGAAAGAG GTGGAAGCTGCAAAGAAAGCTTACCATGCTGCTTGCAAGGAGGAGAAACTGGCTATATCcagagaaacaaacagcaaagctgATCCAGCACTGAATCCTGAACAGCTCAAGAAATTACAAGACAAAGTGGAAAGAAGCAAACAAGATGTACTAAAG ACAAAAGAGAAGTATGAGAAGTCACTGAAAGAATTAGATAATGCCACTCCTCAGTATATGGAGAACATGGAGCAGGTATttgagcagtgccagcagttTGAGGAAAAGCGGTTGCGTTTCTTCCGAGAAGTGTTACTGGAAGTCCAGAAACACCTTGACTTGTCCAACGTTGCAAG ttACAAAAATATCTACCGTGAGCTGGAACAGAATATCAAAACAGCAGATGCTGTTGAAGACTTGCGGTGGTTCAGAGCTAATCAAGGTCCAGGGATGTCCATGAATTGGCCTCAGTTTGAG GATGAC GAGTGGTCTGCAGACCTGAATCGCACTCTCAgtagaagagaaaagaagaaggCTTCTGATGGAGTGACTCTGACTGGCATCAATCAGACAGGAGACCAAGTTTCACAGCCTAACAAACATAGCAG TGTTAGCAGCTATGAGAAAAACCAAAGCTACCCTACAGATTGGTCTGATGAAGAGTCCAACAACCCCTTCTCCTCCACTGACGCAAATGGAGACACCAATCCCTTTGATGAAGACACCCCTCCTGCCATGGAGGTGAGAGTACGTGCACTCTATGACTATGAGGGCCAGGAGCAAGATGAGCTCAGCTTTAAGGCTG gggaTGAGTTAACCAAAATGGAGAATGAGgatgagcagggctggtgcaAAGGACGCCTGGACAATGGACAAGTTGGTTTATACCCAGCAAACTATGTGGAACCAATCCAGTGA